One Mesoplodon densirostris isolate mMesDen1 chromosome X, mMesDen1 primary haplotype, whole genome shotgun sequence genomic region harbors:
- the LOC132481757 gene encoding melanoma-associated antigen B18-like yields the protein MPRGQKSKLRAREKRRQAHAETQSLEDAQATGAAAAAAAAAGDSPSFVYPLSEDRPQKMPAAGTPSSPEGPQGTTSASAAVSCTNSDEGTNSPKKESSKSSKGTEGSRRDPLTMKVAWMVHFLLQKYKTKEPITKADMLQCVIKKHKRHFSEILKRASERMELIFGLDLKEVDPVGHCYALVSKLDLTSNGTMNEEENIPKTGLLMMVLGVIFMNGNCAPEEEIWEVLNTMGVRAGRKHFIYGDPKKLITEDLVQLKYLEYRQVANSDPPRYEFLWGPRAHVETSKMKILEFLAKVHDTVPSAFPACYEEAMRDEAERAQARMAARACTAAMASARSRATASNFSQAT from the coding sequence ATGCCTCGAGGTCAGAAGAGTAAGCTCCGTGCCCGTGAGAAACGCCGCCAGGCCCATGCTGAGACCCAGAGTCTGGAGGATGCTCAGGCCActggggcggcggcggcggcggcggcggcagcaggagACTCCCCTTCCTTTGTCTATCCTCTCTCTGAGGACAGGCCTCAGAAGATGCCTGCTGCTGGGACACCTAGCAGTCCTGAGGGACCTCAGGGAACCACCAGTGCTAGTGCAGCTGTTTCATGCACCAATTCAGATGAAGGTACCAACAGCCCAAAGAAGGAAAGCTCAAAATCCTCCAAGGGCACTGAGGGCTCACGCAGAGATCCTTTAACAATGAAGGTGGCTTGGATGGTGCACTTCCTGCTGCAGAAGTATAAAACCAAAGAGCCAATTACTAAGGCAGACATGCTGCAGTGTGTTATCAAAAAGCACAAGCGTCATTTCAGTGAGATCCTCAAGAGAGCCTCTGAGCGCATGGAGCTGATCTTTGGTCTTGATTTGAAGGAAGTGGATCCTGTCGGGCACTGctatgcccttgtcagcaaactAGACCTCACCTCCAATGGAACGATGAATGAAGAAGAGAACATACCCAAGACCGGGCTCCTGATGATGGTGCTGGGTGTGATCTTCATGAACGGCAACTGTGCCCCTGAAGAGGAGATCTGGGAAGTGCTGAATACGATGGGTGTACGTGCTGGAAGGAAGCACTTCATCTATGGGGATCCCAAGAAGCTCATCACTGAAGATTTGGTGCAGCTAAAGTACCTGGAGTACCGCCAGGTGGCCAACAGCGATCCTCCGCGCTATGAGTTCCTATGGGGTCCACGAGCCCACGTTGAAACCAGCAAGATGAAAATCCTGGAGTTTTTAGCCAAGGTTCATGATACAGTGCCCAGTGCCTTCCCAGCCTGCTATGAAGAAGCCATGAGAGACGAGGCAGAGAGAGCCCAAGCAAGAATGGCAGCCAGGGCTTGTACTGCTGCTATGGCCAGTGCACGCTCCAGGGCCACGGCCAGCAACTTCTCCCAGGCTACGTGA